The following are from one region of the Amylibacter sp. IMCC11727 genome:
- the pcaC gene encoding 4-carboxymuconolactone decarboxylase: MSDRYDTGMATRRAVLGDAHVDKAEAAKTAFDEPFQTFITEGAWGSVWSRPHFTKRERSIVTLALLAAQGNFEEVAMHVRATANTGASTEDMIETMMHVAVYAGVPKANQALKIMKQTLAEMENE, translated from the coding sequence ATGTCTGATCGGTATGACACGGGCATGGCAACCCGTCGTGCGGTTCTTGGGGATGCGCATGTGGATAAGGCAGAGGCCGCAAAGACCGCGTTTGATGAACCCTTCCAAACCTTCATCACCGAAGGCGCATGGGGCAGCGTTTGGTCGCGCCCACATTTCACCAAACGGGAACGGTCTATTGTGACCCTTGCCCTGTTGGCCGCGCAGGGGAATTTCGAAGAAGTGGCCATGCACGTGCGGGCCACGGCGAACACGGGGGCCAGCACAGAAGACATGATCGAAACGATGATGCATGTGGCGGTTTATGCAGGGGTGCCAAAGGCCAATCAGGCATTGAAGATCATGAAACAAACGCTGGCCGAGATGGAAAATGAGTAA